Proteins encoded in a region of the Pseudomonas shahriarae genome:
- a CDS encoding sigma-54 dependent transcriptional regulator, with protein MWRETKILLIDDDSVRRRDLAVILNFLGEENLPCGSHDWQQAVSSLSSSREVICVLIGTVNAPGAVLGLLKTLSTWDEFLPVLLMGDISSVDLPEDQRRRVLSTLEMPPSYSKLLDSLHRAQVYREMYDQARERGRHREPNLFRSLVGTSRAIQHVRQMMQQVADTDASVLILGESGTGKEVVARNLHYHSKRRDGPFVPVNCGAIPAELLESELFGHEKGAFTGAITSRAGRFELANGGTLFLDEIGDMPLPMQVKLLRVLQERTFERVGSNKTQSVDVRIIAATHKNLESMIEVGSFREDLYYRLNVFPIEMAPLRERVEDIPLLMNELISRMEHEKRGSIRFNSAAIMSLCRHGWPGNVRELANLVERMAIMHPYGVIGVVELPKKFRYVDDEDEQLVDSLRSDLEERVAINGHTPNFGATAMLPPEGLDLKDYLGSLEQGLIQQALDDANGIVARAAERLRIRRTTLVEKMRKYGMSRREGDEQADD; from the coding sequence ATGTGGCGTGAAACCAAAATTCTGCTGATCGATGACGATAGCGTTCGCCGCCGCGACCTGGCGGTGATTTTGAATTTTCTTGGCGAAGAAAATTTGCCCTGCGGCAGCCATGATTGGCAGCAGGCTGTCAGCTCTTTGTCGTCGAGCCGTGAAGTCATCTGTGTGCTGATCGGGACGGTAAACGCTCCTGGCGCAGTTCTGGGCCTGTTAAAGACACTCTCAACCTGGGATGAGTTCCTTCCGGTGTTGCTGATGGGTGATATTTCTTCCGTGGATTTGCCGGAAGACCAGCGCCGCCGTGTACTTTCCACCCTGGAAATGCCCCCCAGCTACAGCAAATTGCTCGACTCCCTGCACCGTGCCCAGGTCTATCGCGAGATGTACGACCAGGCCCGCGAGCGCGGACGTCACCGCGAACCCAACCTGTTCCGCAGCCTGGTCGGCACCAGCCGTGCGATTCAGCACGTGCGCCAGATGATGCAGCAAGTGGCCGATACCGACGCCAGCGTGCTGATCCTCGGCGAGTCAGGCACCGGCAAGGAAGTGGTCGCACGTAACCTGCATTACCACTCCAAGCGCCGCGACGGACCTTTTGTGCCGGTCAACTGCGGGGCGATCCCGGCAGAACTGCTCGAAAGCGAACTGTTCGGCCACGAGAAGGGCGCCTTTACCGGGGCGATCACCAGCCGTGCCGGGCGTTTTGAGCTGGCCAACGGTGGCACCCTGTTCCTCGACGAAATCGGCGATATGCCATTGCCGATGCAGGTCAAGCTGCTGCGCGTGTTGCAGGAGCGCACCTTCGAGCGCGTGGGCAGCAACAAGACCCAGAGCGTCGATGTGCGGATCATTGCCGCGACGCACAAGAACCTCGAAAGCATGATCGAGGTCGGCAGCTTCCGCGAAGACCTGTACTACCGCCTCAACGTATTCCCCATCGAGATGGCCCCGCTGCGCGAGCGTGTGGAAGACATCCCGTTGCTGATGAACGAACTGATCTCGCGCATGGAACACGAAAAGCGCGGCTCGATCCGTTTCAACTCCGCCGCGATCATGTCCCTGTGCCGCCACGGCTGGCCGGGCAACGTGCGCGAGCTGGCCAACCTGGTGGAGCGCATGGCAATCATGCATCCATACGGGGTGATCGGCGTGGTCGAGCTGCCCAAGAAGTTCCGCTATGTCGATGACGAAGACGAACAGCTGGTGGACAGCCTGCGCAGTGATCTCGAGGAGCGGGTGGCGATCAATGGCCATACCCCGAACTTCGGCGCCACCGCCATGCTGCCGCCCGAAGGCCTGGACCTGAAGGACTACCTCGGCAGCCTCGAACAAGGGCTGATCCAGCAAGCCTTGGACGACGCCAATGGCATCGTTGCCCGCGCCGCCGAGCGCCTGCGCATCCGCCGCACCACGCTGGTAGAGAAGATGCGCAAGTACGGCATGAGCCGTCGTGAAGGTGATGAACAGGCGGATGATTGA
- the fliE gene encoding flagellar hook-basal body complex protein FliE, whose protein sequence is MSQGVEFNRLMLDMRSMQMDAMSQPKSVAQAPELGQSSFADMLGQAINKVSDTQQASSQLSTAFEIGKSGVDLTDVMIASQKASVSFQALTQVRNKLVQAYQDIMQMPV, encoded by the coding sequence ATGAGCCAAGGTGTTGAGTTCAATCGGTTGATGTTGGATATGCGATCCATGCAAATGGACGCCATGTCCCAGCCGAAATCCGTCGCACAAGCGCCGGAATTGGGCCAAAGCAGCTTTGCCGATATGCTCGGTCAAGCCATCAACAAAGTCAGCGATACCCAGCAGGCCTCCAGCCAACTGTCGACGGCCTTTGAAATCGGCAAGAGCGGCGTGGACCTCACCGACGTGATGATCGCTTCGCAGAAAGCCAGCGTTTCCTTCCAGGCCTTGACCCAGGTGCGTAACAAGCTGGTTCAGGCTTATCAAGACATCATGCAGATGCCGGTTTAA
- a CDS encoding sigma-54-dependent transcriptional regulator has translation MAIKVLLVEDDRALREALADTLLLAGHDYRAVGSAEEALQAVEQESFSLVVSDVNMPGMDGHQLLGLLRARQPQLPVLLMTAHGAVERAVDAMRQGAADYLVKPFEPKALIELVARHALGVVGVADGEGPIAVEPASAQLLELAAKVARSDSTVLISGESGTGKEVLARYIHQQSHRASQPFIAINCAAIPDNMLEATLFGHEKGSFTGAIAAQAGKFEQADGGTILLDEISEMPLGLQAKLLRVLQEREVERVGARKPIQLDIRVVATTNRDLAGEVAAGRFREDLFYRLSVFPLAWRPLRERPADIVPLAERLLSKHVNKMKHAQARLSAEAQACLISYPWPGNVRELDNAIQRALILQQGGLIQPQDFCLAVGAGSAPMPSLAPAPQESAPAEAAGGLGDDLRRREFQMIIDTLRAERGRRKEAAERLGISPRTLRYKLAQMRDAGMDVEAFLFAS, from the coding sequence ATGGCTATCAAGGTTTTACTGGTTGAAGACGATCGCGCCCTGCGTGAAGCACTGGCTGACACGCTGCTGTTGGCGGGCCATGACTATCGGGCGGTCGGTTCGGCCGAGGAAGCCTTGCAGGCCGTGGAGCAAGAGTCCTTCAGCCTGGTGGTCAGCGACGTCAACATGCCCGGCATGGACGGCCACCAGTTGCTAGGCCTGCTGCGCGCACGCCAGCCGCAACTGCCGGTGCTGTTGATGACCGCCCACGGCGCGGTGGAGCGCGCCGTCGATGCCATGCGCCAGGGCGCGGCAGACTACCTGGTCAAGCCCTTCGAACCCAAGGCCCTGATTGAGCTGGTGGCGCGCCATGCGCTTGGCGTCGTGGGTGTTGCAGACGGCGAGGGCCCGATTGCTGTCGAGCCGGCCAGTGCGCAATTGCTGGAGCTGGCGGCCAAGGTCGCCCGCAGTGATTCCACGGTGCTGATCTCCGGCGAGTCCGGCACCGGCAAGGAGGTGTTGGCGCGCTACATCCACCAGCAATCTCACCGCGCCAGCCAGCCGTTTATCGCGATCAACTGCGCGGCGATCCCCGACAACATGCTCGAAGCCACCTTGTTCGGCCATGAAAAGGGCTCGTTCACCGGCGCCATCGCCGCCCAGGCCGGCAAGTTCGAGCAGGCCGATGGCGGCACCATCCTGCTCGACGAAATCTCCGAAATGCCCCTGGGCCTGCAAGCCAAGCTGCTGCGCGTGCTGCAAGAGCGCGAAGTGGAGCGGGTGGGCGCGCGCAAGCCGATCCAGCTGGATATCCGCGTGGTCGCCACCACCAACCGCGACCTTGCTGGCGAAGTGGCAGCAGGGCGCTTCCGCGAAGATCTGTTCTATCGGCTCTCGGTGTTCCCGTTGGCCTGGCGCCCGTTGCGTGAACGCCCGGCCGATATCGTGCCGCTGGCCGAGCGCCTGTTGAGCAAGCACGTCAATAAAATGAAGCACGCTCAGGCGCGCCTGTCGGCCGAAGCCCAGGCTTGCCTGATCAGTTACCCATGGCCCGGCAACGTGCGCGAGCTGGACAACGCGATCCAGCGCGCGCTGATTTTGCAGCAGGGCGGCCTGATCCAGCCCCAGGACTTCTGCCTGGCCGTCGGCGCCGGTAGCGCGCCAATGCCGAGCCTGGCCCCGGCCCCACAGGAAAGCGCCCCGGCCGAGGCCGCTGGCGGTCTTGGTGACGACCTGCGTCGCCGTGAATTCCAGATGATCATCGACACCCTGCGCGCCGAGCGTGGCCGCCGCAAAGAAGCGGCCGAGCGCCTGGGCATCAGCCCGCGCACCCTGCGCTACAAGCTGGCGCAAATGCGCGATGCCGGGATGGATGTGGAAGCATTCCTTTTCGCGAGCTGA
- a CDS encoding flagellar assembly protein FliT translates to MSHALQRIDETRDALVGALAERNWDAISELDMGCRVWIDEVLSEAPVDEDALREKLESLLAVYQQLLEVTTGERQAIFEEMSQINQAKNASKVYHLFG, encoded by the coding sequence ATGAGCCACGCACTGCAACGGATCGACGAAACCCGCGACGCCTTGGTTGGCGCGCTGGCAGAGCGCAATTGGGATGCGATCAGCGAATTGGACATGGGCTGCCGTGTCTGGATCGACGAGGTGCTCAGCGAAGCGCCGGTGGACGAGGACGCGCTGCGGGAGAAGCTGGAGAGCCTGTTAGCGGTCTACCAGCAGTTGCTGGAAGTGACGACCGGCGAGCGCCAGGCGATATTTGAAGAGATGTCGCAGATCAACCAAGCGAAAAATGCGTCAAAGGTTTACCATCTGTTCGGCTGA
- a CDS encoding sensor histidine kinase produces the protein MPHAAHLSSVPDTQGLVPSVEQISRQGLEQAFSLFSQMSSQLTDSYSLLEARVSELKGELAVVSAQRMQELAEKERLANRLQNLLDLLPGGVIVIDDQGRVREANPAACDLLGLPLEGELWRHVITRCFAPREDDGHEISLKDGRRLSIATRSLDAEPGQLVLLNDLTETRHLQDQLARHERLSSLGRMVASLAHQIRTPLSAALIYASHLTDEQLPAATHQRFAGRLKERLHELEHQVRDMLVFARGELPLTDRVTPAALLQALQAAAATHVQEASVRWQCDSHWGELLCNRDTLVGALLNLIENASQASGPGARLKVHLYSREQTLRLCISDSGSGIDPAVLQRLGEPFFTTKTNGTGLGLTVVKAVARAHQGELHLRSRVGRGTCALITLPLFSGAASAE, from the coding sequence ATGCCCCACGCCGCCCACCTTTCTTCAGTCCCTGACACCCAGGGACTTGTCCCGTCCGTAGAGCAGATCAGCCGGCAAGGGCTTGAGCAGGCGTTTTCGCTGTTCAGCCAGATGTCCAGCCAGTTGACGGACTCCTACAGCTTGCTGGAAGCCCGGGTTTCGGAGCTCAAGGGCGAGTTGGCGGTGGTCAGTGCCCAGCGCATGCAAGAGCTGGCCGAGAAAGAGCGCCTGGCCAACCGTCTGCAAAACCTTCTCGACCTGTTACCCGGTGGCGTGATCGTGATCGACGACCAGGGCCGCGTACGCGAAGCCAACCCCGCGGCCTGCGACCTGCTGGGCCTGCCGCTGGAAGGCGAGCTGTGGCGCCATGTCATCACGCGCTGCTTTGCCCCCCGTGAAGACGACGGCCACGAAATTTCCCTCAAGGATGGGCGCCGCCTGTCCATCGCCACCCGTTCCCTGGACGCTGAGCCCGGCCAACTGGTGCTGCTCAACGACCTGACGGAAACCCGGCACCTCCAAGACCAATTGGCGCGCCATGAGCGCCTGTCGTCCCTGGGGCGGATGGTTGCTTCTTTGGCGCATCAGATTCGCACACCGCTGTCCGCCGCGTTGATCTACGCCAGTCATTTGACTGATGAACAATTGCCGGCCGCCACCCATCAGCGGTTTGCCGGACGGCTCAAGGAGCGCCTGCATGAGTTGGAGCACCAGGTACGCGACATGCTGGTCTTCGCCCGGGGCGAGTTGCCGCTGACCGACCGGGTCACGCCTGCCGCCTTGCTGCAGGCGCTGCAGGCCGCCGCTGCCACCCATGTCCAGGAAGCCTCGGTGCGCTGGCAGTGCGACAGTCATTGGGGTGAGTTGCTGTGTAACCGCGACACCCTGGTGGGTGCGCTGCTCAACCTGATCGAAAACGCCAGCCAGGCCAGCGGCCCGGGTGCGCGCCTCAAAGTGCACCTGTACAGCCGTGAGCAAACCCTGCGCCTGTGCATCAGTGACAGCGGCAGTGGGATTGATCCGGCGGTGTTGCAGCGCCTGGGTGAACCCTTTTTTACCACCAAGACCAATGGCACCGGTCTCGGGCTGACCGTGGTCAAGGCAGTGGCCCGTGCCCATCAGGGAGAATTGCACTTGCGTTCCCGTGTGGGGCGCGGCACCTGTGCATTGATAACGCTGCCGCTGTTTTCCGGCGCGGCCAGCGCGGAGTAA